tcatttgatcgcgaagcatagcatttgagagactcTGTTCAAGTGTGGATAAGAtacctttgtattttattttgtgttcgattgtgctaaaaaacacatcaacacaacccaTTGTGCTTTGAAAGGTTCTTATGCTTGTTCCTTTAGTCTTCATCAACTAACTTCCAAACAATGATTGTTAGATTTGTATTGCTTGATTTTGCTTGTATGTTTTTGCAAAGACACTGATCTAGGTTCAAGGGGTTGAGCATAATTGGTTAAAGAATTGAGTTCTCATTAAGGAGATGCAAGTTCAAATCCCGAAGAGACATCTAGTatgaaattctaagttgtgacacttggtcttccatagttggcTTCTATTTTGGAGATGATCTCTTattaagtggatttctaagttgcgACCCTTAGTCTTCCATAAATGGTTTCTAGCGTTGTTTCTTGAAAGGAGCTAATATTAGTCTTATTGTTGTGCTGCAAGAGTTTGTATTGGTCTCATGTTGATGCTTGTatgagaaaaatatttgtaaatggttAGCAATATAGAAAAAATATAGTAATATGACAATATGAGATATTGTAATGCCATACTTATAGAAAAACATGGTTATTTCTAATTATGTTTTGGATGCGTTGTGGGTTACTATGTTTTAAGGTACTCCAAACTTGACCAAGATATTCTCCTTGATATAATTGCATACTAATTTAGAAGTAGTTTGTTTGATCAATATGCCTCAATCCATTTATTGTAGTTTGTTGTTGTCAGCACATGGGTGGGACTAGCACTTGAGTGTGGTCTAAGAGTCCTGGCGAAATCTAGGCCCCATTCTTGTAAAGTTTCCTTAGTGATCATGGGCCTTAAGGGCAATGCGACAAACTTCGGTCTCCCAAATTGTTCACAAGATTCACATTTGGTGACCCATTATGAGCATCTTTGAACATTCTTTGCTAGTAATAACAAGCTCGTAGAATTTCGATGGCTGTCGCCAAGGATGAGAAATGTCCACTACATGCCTTGCTATGGAATATCTCAAGCAATTTCTTCTATTGCTCCTTATCAACGCATTTGAGGAAGCTTCCATCCAAGCCTTTCTTGTAGAAAGTGTTTCCCTAGATAACATACTTCGATGCTCTAAGATTAATTGCTCTCTTCTCCTTGGCACTGAGGTGAGTTGGCCATTCTATATAGCTGAGAAAGTAGGCAATATTTGTATACCATTCATTTGGATGCCTGATAAAGAGTGCTAGTGGGAGTTCCTTGAATTTATTGGTTTTTTCCTCTATCTGATTCTCTACGATCAGTTTGCATAATCATtgtcctcttatgattttaatGGGCTTAATGTCAAGGTCATACTCTTGCACCTTGGCTATTCAAGTTCCCCTCTTATTGCAACCAGTTTCTTGTTGGGTAAAGATAGTCTTGACCGCTGTATTAGGAATGAATATGCTAAAATGAGAATTCAAAATCTTGAATCTGAACTGTTTGACAGATGTTAAGTAAGATCCCCTATGGAATCTTGCCAATTTTTGACCTTTTCCACTggttaattttgtcaaacagtttgcttgAATGCACAGTTCAGATTTGCAAGTGAAGGATAATATTATGAATGCTGCTCAGAATAACAGAATATTGCATGCAAAACAGAAAAAGTAATAGAACTTCCTAATGACCATAATTTTTCAATACTAACAGAAATATAAGAGCAGATCTGATTGCAAATTTCATCATATTTAGCCATTAAAAGAACTCAGAATTTACAAACGAATTACAAAATCAGAATGTGCTGTTCAGGAGAGTACATAATATGCACCTTTTCTTGATTCCTTACTTTAAACATATCATGTCCAGCACAAGTTCAATCAGCCAATGAACTAAATATGTTCTCAAATCGAGCCTCAAGTGAAATTTGCACTTCGTGGTTTCTATACACCAGGGTCTGATGTCTACCATGCCATAGACAAAGGGCTCACGCCTTGGTGAATGCTTATGCCAAGTAAAGTAACATCTGCCTGGCAAAATGAAGGATGCGTCTCTATCCAAGGGTCCATGACCCTTACTCTTCACACGCCTTAACCAAACAACAGTAACAATGATAAAAGCAAGGGCTTCCAAGTAACCTTCACGCCTTGGCTAGGAGAAGGGAATACTGGATGCCTCAAAGAATATGAAATACTAGTAACTTAGGGCAACGTCTATGCAGCATTATATTTAGCAAGTCTTACCTTGGAGACGTTGAAACTTTTTGTTAAGTGTCTCCAAGGTAACACTTGCTAAATATAATGCTGCGTAGACACAGGTGTAACTTAGCACCTCAGAAAATAGGCAATACCTCCCACGTTTCCAACAGAAATCTCCACGACTTGATGGGTTTACCAAGCGGCCAGCAACAGTAATATCTACTCTCACATCAGACAGCAATACTATTCACCATATGTTTAGGAAAAACCACACAAAACCCCCAACACTGATCATAGCACACAATATTTTTTCACTGAAACTTGGCGTCCAGCAATAACTAATACTTGGCAGGCAATTTAAGAGTATTTCCACTTCCTTATCAAAGACCCTCGATGTAATGTTTCTATTTGTGAATGCCCTAATTTAGCCCTAAATCACAATTTCTAAATGAGCAAGAGCAGGGCTAGGGATATCTTTCACCAGATTGAAACCCTGCAAAACAGGTTAGGAACCATTTACAACATAATTCATTAAACAGTTCTTCTTAGTTAGGAATCATTAAGCATATAGCAGAAATATCAATTTAATCACAAGATATCTTAAGTATGTTTGGGGAAGCTCAACCATAGGAGAGCTATGATAAGGTGACTTCAATAGGGTGTTTTGGATCCTCTACCCTAgccccaagagcggatataccatccctcttggcctcatgtagctcgtgccatccatatgaggtggtgtacccaGCGAGGTATCCCACAACCATTCCACCTCATCTTGCCATCCATTTCCCACTTCCTATGATTGAACTCCTTGGTCTGTTAATTCACCATGATAGAGGATGAGGTGTATTCACAACAAGGTGCTCTGGAAGCCCATCTCTTCTAAGCATTCCCTCATTTCCTCTACCATGGCTGACTTTAATAATCATTCAGAACATATAAAGAATTCCTGTATTATGCATGTATTTTACATATAATAAACAGACATAAACCACAGCATATCACAAAACAGTAATGAGCAGATACAATTAATATTTACTAAGCTATGTTAAGCAGTCTAAACAACAATGCATCAATAATGACAatgtgcatatacatacatacatatatatatatatatatatatatatatatatatatataaactcataCCACGATACAGTATTTGATCAACTGCCATGTATTTCAATATCTTATGTAAAGCCAAATCTGATTCATTCGGTCTGCTATTTCTGCTTTTAGGACAGACTGCTTTATCTTATTTTTCGCCCTCCTCTCAACCAATTCCTCTTTATATGCCTTTCATGGTTGGGGGTGATGTCTCTTCATTTGGACGAGTGCACCCTTTCACTAAGTCGGCCCATTTAAAATAATTAGCTTTTTAACTAATTTGTGGGTTAAGTATTATTAGGTCGGCCCTCGATCAATTGTTCTTAATTTTATTCGGCCCTAAAACATCAAAATTTCAATCCCAAACACAAAAGAGGTCGGCTGCCTAGGTTTtgacatattttattttatatttcattttttggTCGACCCTCTTATGCAATCGCCTAGGGTTTTCTATTTAAAGTTGTGGTCTTGTCTTTACCAAAGCCATGGTCTTAGGCTAGGGTATGacaatccgcccttcccaaaatttgcttgtcctcaagcaataacAATTTTAATCAAATCCTTTCAATGTGAGGATCCCTAACTAACCCTTGAAGTTATGTAATCTTTAGATCCTTATTGCGATACAATTGGCTTCGATTAGGTTGTCCCAATGCTTGCATAATATCATATATATCTTTATAATTAAAGCAATAACTTATTTATTAAGAcaaggattagaagcatgacacacatctatgaccttaaatgCAATGTTCTTTTCTAAACAAATTCACATCTTTAGGTTCACCGTCATTATTTTCATATTCTAGATCAATAGAACACATGTTGAAAACACATCAGGTATGATCCAAACATGGAGCACGCACATAAAGACGTGGAGCATATACATAGATTTAAgtagacacaaagcatacacacTAATAAATGTAATGGTAGGTGCATCCATCGATTCATCTTTACCCTGTAGGTTGGcaagatcatgctctgataccatttgtaatgtccctatTTGTGAATGCCCTAATTTAGCTCTAAATCACAATTTCTAAATGAGCAAGAGTAGGGTTAGGGATATCTTTCACTAGTTTGAAACCTTGCAAAATAGGTTAGGaaccatttacaacaataaatcaTAAAACAGTTCTTCTTACGAATCATCAAGCATATAGAAAAAATATCAATTTAATCATAAGATATCTTAAGTATGTTTGTGGAAGCTCAACCATAGGAGAGCTAGGATAATGTGACTTTGATAGGGTGTCttggatcctctaccctaggcccaagagtggatataccatccctcttggcctcatgtggcccatgccatccaTTTGAGGTGGTGTACTCAGTGTCCCACAACTGTTCCCCCTCATCTTGCCATCCATTTATCACTTCCTATGATTGAATTCCTTGGTCTTTTAATTCACCATGATAGAGGGATTAGGTGTATTCACAATAGGGTGCCTTGGAAGCCCATCTCTTCAAAGCCCAAAGGCAGTACCCtttgtacccccttggcctcatgggaccatttgGTCACCAACATGAAGTGGCGTACATAGAAGAGTACCCCATTGCCATACCCCTGTTGTAATCCCTCATTTCCTCTTCCTTGGATGACTTTAATAATCATTTAGAACATATAAAGAATTCTAGTATTATGCATGTGGTCTACATATAATAAACAAACATAAACCACAACATATGATGAAACAGTAATGAACAGATACAATTAATAATTACTAAGCTATGTTAAGCAATCTAAACAACAATGCATCATTAATGACAGTGTGccgatatatatatacaatattcaTTATGCCATATATAGAGAACTCATACCACACTTCAATATTGGATTGAACTGCTGtgtgttgtgccttgcacacactccatGTCTCCAACAGGGAGACCCCCCCAAATCCCTCCCCACCCTCATTCCTTGGTTTTCCTCATTGAGGCCCTGAGTAGGATTTTGTTAAGTTTGGTagagtgagagagagtgagagagagagagagagagagagagagagctcccAAAGTGCATTGAGAGTAAGGTCCGAACATGTTTGAAGTGTTGATCCATAAGTTTGAATGTTGCCACGGAGGGCCAAGCCTTCAAAAAATCAAAGAAACCACCAAGCCACCACCCTAGAATGCTTGAGAGACAATGTCTAGGATTGTAATATCCCAgttgtttttttttgaatttttaaggccaacaataaacatcaacaagaaattaacccgttaaggttagaaatcataaactgaaacatgctgggaaagtaacccttccactttctgatcaccaagtgcccaatgtgggaaggtgagagcatacggtgttgaggggattaTTAGCTTAAGAAACTGAAATACaatgcaatgcttgggcggcaagccagccccttccgcttatccaacggGAAAACAAGGAAACTTGGCAGTGAACCAGCCAAGTGAGATAAACAAATaagaatcactcaaccgcaatatttcagcgggaggacggCAATTACATAACAACCTCAACTCGACCGATTAtgtagcgggaggaccattacacataactatcactcgaccacttatgcagtgggaggaatGAAATTACAAAGTTGCTTGATAGTaggtggcaagccagcctcttccactttttcggtgggatgagagttacaaagcagaactggttagtagtaccatagttgaactactcgcgactcggctcgactcgccaagcccctgggaaaaaaactgggtgaaaactcgggaaaaactcggaaaaacttggcgaaaaactcggcaacttaaaaacacgcttaaacttagtaaaaaaatgcattttttttgcaaaatttaatgagaagatgcatccaatgagtcaataaatgataacacaaaagaaacaagctgattctagatatatttaaatgcaaagtgtctacaaaatcgcatcctcatgaggaatgctgatggctggaagcctggaagcaaactagtaaattactaaatagtttttgtaaaaacaaaagtaaatacatcattacaaattacaattacaacttcctcttcccagctctagcaaaaacttggggagaggtagaactagagggtctagactgTCTAGTCGTATAAGTCTCCCGTGGGAttgggcgtgactgtgcctcctcgctcggtatggctgattgagactcatcctccatcctggatgaagctatgtctcctcctgcttctggcactggcaatgaatcctcatcctcatcctcatcctcctcaatgtcatccagcctgaaaccaaatccacccccctcctccacagcctgcctctccaaatcagtgatgtcaatgtcgaaaaacaatggaggctgctcctgtgatgtccaatcattgtaagtatctatatcatccaagtcaattggaccaccttctagttcctctaccttacgcgcaatcgaagattatattgcacgtagacaaggtcattgagctgtttttgcgctaacttgctcctcttcttcgtgtggattgcttcaaacaagctccaattgcgctcacaattggatgaactgcaaggctgacataagactctgagggcaaattttttgagatgtggggtgtttccaccccaattttgccaccaagcatctgcaaaataaataaaatggaaaagttagaaagcaaagagaaaagagaaaacataatttatcaatcattttagtctttagatcccaaaatccaaatggcaaatgttatacctgaggtttgagtggttcttcctctcctagccaactctgaagagaatagcttaccccttcctccctcataattttggagctcactcacaatgaggtctctctcctcaacatcaggtaccatcctctcaatgcatgtactgaggccctccatgacttctccattcgaatctgagtaagaacccccgaacctaaaacgagggttgaggaagtaccctgctgcatgaatgggttggtggagctgattgttccacctcctatcaacaatttcccaaatgggatcaaatttgagcctatcccccttgtagtaatttttgatagattcctttgccctatccatggcctcataaagataccccattggggttttatccccatccaccaagcgaagaactcgaaccaagggctctggcacctacaattgaaaaatacaaattacaaaaagatcaaaatttaaataatgaagttacaaattagtaatgggagacttgaatcaagaataactaaaatttaaaaattaaagttttgaagttagtaacaaccttcacaatctctgcagccctttgtgcaaattggctgtcgaagactatgcatgcgacaacctctccttcaggcttctttgaataaggtgagttaagccattctccactcacaaacatttgtttcaaagaagtcaatgcagcaagaatgctttgcaacgtcaagaaaatcgttgcaaaccttgtgacaccagctctcaccaaatctttcccttgggtgtgctgtctcatcaaatttaggacccaagggtgattgtaaatatatttggtgatcctccttgcatcttccacaactagagtcacccactcaagttttcctatgtcctccaaaagaaggtcaaggacatgtgttgcacaaggtgtccaaaaaagagtggggtgcctctcttggaagattcttcctgcaaaagaagaatttattcttaagaaatatgcaaccaagtaaaacaaagccacaacaaatgaaaatattgctaatgcctaaaggtgataattcaaaaggattctacctgctgacacatatgctgctgcattatctgtgatgatttgcaccacattctctacccccacctccatgacgacatgctccaacattccagccaatgtttctgcatttttcaccttgctggaggcatcaacagatttcaagaacactacattgtccttgcaagccaccaaaaaattgatgatggtgtggttcttgccatctgtccacccattagaaagaatggtgcagccataatttgcccattcaattttttgatcctccatcacttctcttgccctagcaactgcatttgtgagcaacctgtaagtgcaaagtgaaattaggtcttagtacacaattttgatttaataaacaagaaatctaaaaaataattaaaaatgaaatcaagtggactatgtagtaatttactaacctcccactcaaatccctgcgagaaggggccttgtacccctttcctgaaactgtcatagcagtcaccaaattcagccaTTAAGCAGTCTCTgccacattgaatgcaatgttgttgaagtaccaaaaattagcaactgcaatgtcagttttctcatgtacctccttattccatccagtgacctctaatgatggttgtgctccaggtgtgttcctgggcacaaaataatcacctatcgaCCCCGATCGTTGTGATGGAAGTGAAACAgtgccaggtactctactagaggaagcataAGCAATGGGTGAGGTGATGGtgggtttgcggatacgtgggccacgccgagagctcactatgccctcaagtgcttcttgttcctcttcaaggtcaatagaaacaccttgagattcagctatggctgatctcatggctagctttgccctctccctttgtaatttcttctcttccccaactgcaagtagggcattcatttgtctttttatttcttcactggttccagggcatgctctagcatcatgcctatctattcctgtaaggtggtatttgaggcggttgatgcctccatgaagtattctctcacactttatgcatataattgacccaggatcgggtccctcataggcatacctccatgccccatctctagcacctctaggacgggtgcctatatatccagatgggcatggatctagtggccattgctcccttgccatgattaatgcttaTTTAAcgtacacatacaaagtgaaaaaaaaaattaacattttagttaaacaatttagcactaagcaaactatctacattagtttaaataaatttagacatcattcgaagtttttttttttaaaaagtagggtttgattttttttttgaaaactagattcttcaaaaaaattgtgaaaattcaacaacACTTGTGTTAAATTTTGTGTAAATAAGTTAGAAatgatttagactacctaggaatcatttgtaatcaatctaaatgcaacaaaaagtaaacaaattgttttaaaaaagcatagaaaaaaaataaaaaaacttacttgggaatctgattttcccttcaaatccccttcaaatccacttggaatcactcaataatcactccaaatcaccttgcaaGCCCTTCCAAGTGAGTTccccccttctcagcccaaaaacatatcaaaaaacaaaaaatgaatgtATTTTTTGCCGTTTTCGGTTGTTATGGAAATGTGGGCGAGTTTTTGTTAAAAACTCGCCAAGTACCCTGGCGGGTAGAAGTCATTACTACTCGCCAGGTCCAAAAACTTGGCGAGTTTTTGTCACTCGCCGAGTTTTCGGCGAGTATGTCATCTATGAGTAGTACTACTACTATACTTACAAAAatagagataagagaaggagagtAATGTAGATTATCACAATAAGAACATGAATTTCTGCTACAAccaatctgcaggctggaattacaaatcagcagcctatggaaatgctaaaatgctcataactccctcaatatacatccaaatcacttcaaaccagtcccaaacccacaataTCCCGTGCAACAACAACCGACTAAAACCACAATCCAAACAACCCCATATTAATTTTTGCAAACAAAAAACCACGCAATGCCTGGGAATTTTGATTtagtataaaaaaattcaaaactcaaacaaacaagct
This genomic stretch from Cryptomeria japonica chromosome 8, Sugi_1.0, whole genome shotgun sequence harbors:
- the LOC131032576 gene encoding uncharacterized protein LOC131032576, with translation MEDQKIEWANYGCTILSNGWTDGKNHTIINFLVACKDNVVFLKSVDASSKVKNAETLAGMLEHVVMEVGVENVVQIITDNAAAYVSAGRIFQERHPTLFWTPCATHVLDLLLEDIGKLEWVTLVVEDARRITKYIYNHPWVLNLMRQHTQGKDLVRAGVTRFATIFLTLQSILAALTSLKQMFVSGEWLNSPYSKKPEGEVVACIVFDSQFAQRAAEIGFNLVKDIPSPALAHLEIVI